GCGGCGTCGAGGCGGCGGAAGCGGCAATCGCCGCTGTTCCCGAACCGACATCGCTTGCGTTGGCGTTGGGAGCGGCCGGGATGCTCTCCATGAAGCGACGGAAGCGAGGCGCTTAGTCCCTCGATCGCAACGGGCGTTGAGTCCGTGCATCGCGCTGGATTATTGGCTTCTTTCTCCGTTGTTCAGCCTTGAGGAGCATCTTCTATGCGTTCGCTTCAACGTACTTTCTTGTCCCTCGCTGCGGCGACAGGACTATGCGTGGGCAGCCCCTGGGCCGCCGCGCAAGATATCTTGGTTAGCTTTAACGTCGCCGGCCCAGCGGACTGGAACGCCGGCGCCAATTGGTCGTCCGGTTTCACGCCCGAGGCGCAATACAACGAGGTGGCCGTCATCGGCGGCTCGCGGCAGGCCTATGTCGCTGGCGCGACGCCTGCCGTCGGCGGCGTCATCATGGATTCGTCGACGCTCGAAATTCGCAGCGGCGGCGACCTGCAGGCCATTGCTAATAACACTGGCGGCAACACGGTCCTCGGCAACATCGTGATGGGGCAATCGGTCAACACGTTTCTCACCGTGAAACGCGGCGGTACGCTCTCCGCCCAACAGCTAACGACCGGCGGCGGCAGCGGCACTGCGTTGACGCTTGGCGAAACCACCGGCACGGGAACCGCCTCGCTGTCAATTGCCGGCGGAACGCTTAACCGCATCACGCGCGTCGTCGGCAACAATGTGAGTTTCACGAGTTCCGGCTCGCTGACGTTTGGCTCGGCGAGCGTCCTCAATCCCGTCATCACCGGCGCAGCGCATTCGACGATCAACGTCACGGGAACCGCGAACCTGGCCGGCATAGTGCGGCCGGAGTTCAGCGGCTACACCCCGGTATTAGGAAACTCGTGGAACTTGGTGACTGCCAACCAGTTGGCCGGCAACTTTACCGTCGATGCGTCGTTGGCGCCGGCCGGCCCGCTCGGAACGGCGTATGTCGTCAGCAAGACGAACACGACCGCGACGCTCAAGTACACCAACTTGCTCGTCCTCAACGTCGACCGCGCGACTGGCGCCGTTAATATCCAGAACAAGGTCGGCTCGCCGATCGCGTTTGACGCCTACACGGTCACCTCGCCGTCGGGAGCACTCACCGGCAGCTGGAACAGCCTGCAAGATCAAGGCGTGACCGCCTGGGATGAGGCGGACAATTCGAGCAATTCGCGACGGACGGAGTTTCGTACGAATGGTTCGTCATCGATCAATGCTGGCAGTCAGCTTGCGATCGGCAATCCGTTCATGCCAACAGCGCCCGCCGCGTTGGGAATTGAGCCCGGCGCCGACCTCGGTTTCCAATACAACGTACCGGGGCAGGGAACCTTCAATGGCATCATTGAGTACACCGGCCGGCTCAACAACGTCGTCCTGACGATCGATCCGTCGACGGGCAAGGCAGCCATTCAGAACGAGTCCCCGTACTTCTCGGCAACGATCGACGGCTACACCGTGACGTCGACTTCTGGAAAGTTCCTCACTGCGAATGGAACGTGGAACAGCTTGCAAGATCAAGGAGTCACAGGCTGGGATCAAGCTGACAACGCCAATGCGAATCGGCTCACGGAATTCAAGACGAGCGGCACGACGACGCTGAATGGCGGCGGAACGGTGCTTAATCTCGGCACTCCGGTTTCGTTGGCGAGCGGCGCGCTGTCACTTAGCGACTTCGCGTTCCAGTACAAACTGAGCACTGGCGAAGTGAAGAACGGCGTCGTGAAGTTCGGCACGATCCCGACCTTCAACC
This sequence is a window from Lacipirellula parvula. Protein-coding genes within it:
- a CDS encoding dockerin type I domain-containing protein, whose amino-acid sequence is MRSLQRTFLSLAAATGLCVGSPWAAAQDILVSFNVAGPADWNAGANWSSGFTPEAQYNEVAVIGGSRQAYVAGATPAVGGVIMDSSTLEIRSGGDLQAIANNTGGNTVLGNIVMGQSVNTFLTVKRGGTLSAQQLTTGGGSGTALTLGETTGTGTASLSIAGGTLNRITRVVGNNVSFTSSGSLTFGSASVLNPVITGAAHSTINVTGTANLAGIVRPEFSGYTPVLGNSWNLVTANQLAGNFTVDASLAPAGPLGTAYVVSKTNTTATLKYTNLLVLNVDRATGAVNIQNKVGSPIAFDAYTVTSPSGALTGSWNSLQDQGVTAWDEADNSSNSRRTEFRTNGSSSINAGSQLAIGNPFMPTAPAALGIEPGADLGFQYNVPGQGTFNGIIEYTGRLNNVVLTIDPSTGKAAIQNESPYFSATIDGYTVTSTSGKFLTANGTWNSLQDQGVTGWDQADNANANRLTEFKTSGTTTLNGGGTVLNLGTPVSLASGALSLSDFAFQYKLSTGEVKNGVVKFGTIPTFNPGAGDYNNDGKVDGADFLAWQRGFGSSVTPGSGADGSGNGVVDAADLTIWKSSFGSATAAGEVATAAVPEPATLSTLLIALGCLGGRSSRRAAARTRG